DNA from Agarilytica rhodophyticola:
TTATACATCGCCTCCATGTGGGTAAACGGTTTACTACAAGGCCTTATGTGGAGAGCATTCAACCAGGATGGAAGCTTAACTTATAGTTTCGTTGAATCGGTAGAAGCCAGTTATCCAGGGCATTTTGTTCGCTTCCTCGGTGGTGCTTGCTTCTTACTTGGCATGTTGATTATGGCCTTTAACGCTTATCGCACCGTATACGATAAGGAGACTGAACCCGACAATGTCAGTGAACCGCAGCTTGTTTAAATCGGATTTTGGAAGAGATAAAAATAGTTATGAATACACAATATGCCTGGCTGGGAGATACTAAGTGAAAAATCACGACATTGTTGAAAAAAATCTCGGGCTTATGTTGGTGCTTGTTGTTGTCGCCATTAGCTTTGGTGGCTTAGTTGAAATTGTTCCCAATTTCTATTTGCCTGAAACGTCTAAACCTATCGCTGGTTTGAAGCCTTTAACCGCTGTGCAATTGGAAGGGCGAGATATTTACATCCGTGAAGGATGCACCGTTTGCCATACTCAAATGGTGCGTCCACTCAGAGCTGAAGTCGAGCGTTATGGCCATTATTCGGTCGCGGGTGAATCTGTCTATGAGCATCCCTTCCTATGGGGGTCTAAGCGAACCGGTCCTGACCTTGCCAGAGTGGGCAAACGTTACAGCGATAATTGGCATAAAGCGCATTTGTACAATCCACGAAATGTCGTTCCCAATTCTAATATGCCAGCTTTTCCCTGGTTATTTGATAACAAACTCGACGGTAAAGGTACAGCTGCGAAAATGGAAGGCTTACGTTTTGTAGGAGTGCCATATACCGATGAAGATATTGCCGGAGCAAAAGCCGCCGTTAAAGGTGTGACGGAAATAGATGCGCTGGTTGCCTACTTACAGCAATTGGGAACCCTGAAAAAAGCAAAACGCTAACGTTGGAGTTAATCGATGGATATTAATACCTTACGCGGCATGTCGGTTATTTTAGTAATGATAGCGTTTGCTGGTATTTGCTGGTGGGCTTTCAGCCCAAAGCACAGAAAAAAGTTTAATGAGGCAGCACAGTTGCCCTTTGCCGATGAGTCGGCAGAAGACGAGAACACAAAATCAAATATTCATTGTCAGCAAGATGATGATGCGAGGGCAAATTAGCTATGACACTCTTTTGGCAGTTATGGATTTTTATTTTGACAGCCACATGCCTGGGATTAATCTTTTGGGTATTGATGGCCAACCGCAAAGTGGCTTTACGGGACGACGAAGATCCGGAAAATAAAACCACAGGCCATGTATATGATGGTATTGAAGAGTATGACAACCCCTTACCTAAGTGGTGGTTCCAGCTATTTTTAGGCAGTATGGTTTGGGCCTTGGTTTACCTTGTTTGGTATCCTGGTGTGTGGGATGGCTTTGGCGGATGGACTTCCGTTGGCGAACTTAAAGCACATCAAGAAAAGGCGGTAAAGAAACATGTAAAAAGTTATGGTGTGTTTTCGCAGATGCCGGTGGAAGAACTTATCCATGATAACCGCGCAATGAAAATGGGAGTGCGTCTTTTCGCCAATAACTGTGCTGTATGCCATGGCGCTGATGGTGGTGGTAATTTTGGCATTCCCAACTTAACTGATGGCGATTGGTTATATGGTGGTACACCAGACACCATAAAACACACCTTATTAAATGGTCGTGCAGGTAATATGCCCGCATGGGGGCCGATTTTAGGTGAAGAGAAAATTTCACATATTGCTGAGTATGTGTTGCAATTGTCGGGGCAAGAACACACACAGAGTGTCGCGGCCATCGGAAAAACCTTATTCGATCAAAACTGCAGCGCCTGCCATGGTGCTGATGGTAAAGGTATGGCGGCATTGGGTGCGCCTAATTTGACCGACGATGTTTGGCTATATGATGGTAGCCGAGAAGGTATTTTACATTCTATTCGCAACGGCTTAGCAAATGAGATGCCGGCGCAAAAAGACTTACTAAGAGAAGAGAAAATTCATATTTTAACAGCCTATGTCTATTCGCTCTCTTTTGATTACGAATAGTCTGAAGTTTATATTTATAAGATTATTAACGGCTAGGATTGCCATACAAGGGCTTGAGTTCTCAAGCCCTCAAGACTTTATAAGTCGTCTTTAATTTTGAGATAGGTTCGAGTGAAGTGGCAGAGGAAAAACAAACATCGGGCGGCGATGGAGAGATACGTTACATAAATCTCTATGAGTCAGAAGATAAAATTTATACCCGCAAAGTTTCTGGTTTCTTTCAGGCAATAAGACGTTATACCGGCCTACCTTTAATTGCCGCTTATCTATTGTTACCTTGGTTTGTCATCGACGGACGTCCGGCCGTGTTGTTTGATTTGCCGACTCGTCAATTCCATGTTTTGTGGCTGACTTTTTGGCCGCAAGATTTCATGTTACTAGCATGGCTACTAATAATTTCGGCATTCGCCTTATTTACAGTAACGGTATTGCTCGGCCGAGTGTGGTGCGGTTTTACTTGTCCGCAAACGGTATGGACACTTATGTTCATTTATATCGAACATCTTTTTGAAGGAGATAGAAATAAACGTATCAAATTGGATAAACAAAGGTGGAATGTAGAAAAGTTTTTACGAAAAGCAGGTAAGCATAGTGTTTGGGTATTAATTGCTTTTATCACTGGCGTCACTTTTATTGGTTATTTTGTTCCCATCCGAGATTTATTAGAAGGACTTTTCCCCTATCGCGATGCTTTAGGTATGATCCGCATCGATGCCCATCCAGCTGCAGCTTTTTGGACTCTATTTTTTACCGGTATGACTTATCTAAATGCAGGATGGATGCGAGAACAGGTCTGTAAGTATATGTGCCCCTATGCGCGCTTTCAGTCTGTTATGTACGACAGTGATACTTTGGCAGTACATTATGATCAAAAGCGTGGAGAGAAGCGTGGTGCCCGCAAAAATACCGATGACACAGAAGCTCTAGGCTTGGGGGACTGTATTGATTGTTCCTGGTGTGTACAAGTTTGTCCTGTTGATATTGATATTCGCGATGGTCTGCAATATGAGTGTATTAACTGCGGTCTTTGTGTTGATGCATGTAATACCGTAATGGATAAAATGAAGTATGAACGCGGACTGATTCGCTTTACTTCTGAAGATGAGTTGGATACAGGGGTGACGAAATTTATTCGCCCGCGTTTATTTGGCTACTGTTTTATTGTTGTTGCCATGGTATCGGTTTTTCTTTATGTGGTATTCACACGATCTCCTTTGGGGCTCGATGTCATTCGCGACCGCGGTGCACGTATGTATCGTGTTGTCGGTGATGATGTGCAAAATGTTTATACCATAAAAATTAGTAATATGGATCGTTCCACGCACAGTTATAATATTAGTATCGACGGGGATTATCCATTTAAAGTAGAGCGTTTTCGTTCATTCGAGGTATTAGCTGGCGAAGTGTTTTCGATGCCGCTTAGAGTATCGATTCCCAAGCGGTCTCTTGAAACTGAGAAAAGTAAAATTAAAATTGTTATTGAAGCCAAAGACGATAGTTCGATTTCAGCCGTAGAAGAGACCAATTTTATTGGGCCGGTGAAAAAATGAATGTTCCTGATGATCAAGTAGCAAAGGTGTGGTATCGCGAGCCATGGTTTTGGATGGTATTAGCGCCACTTATTGCTGTTGTTTTTTCCTCTGCGACCATGGTGTTTTTGGCTGTTACCTCGGCTGATGATGTGGTGTCAGATGATTATTATAAAGAAGGTCGTCTTCTGGCCCAGGAATTTACCTCTGAGGAGCATGCTAAATCCTTGGGTTTACAGGGGGATATTAGGTTTGACTGGTTAACCCATGAAGTTATCCTGCGTCTAAATAAGAATATAACCGCTGATCAACTGTCTCTTCTTGTTTCTCATCCCGCCAAATCAAAATATGATAGGACTTTAATTTTACAGCGAGTTGCACCTAGTTTATTTCGCGCGGATTTGGATGAAATGCTTCAAGGGCGTTGGTACTTGCGCCTAAGTGCTTATAAAAAACTAAGTAAACAAGAAGATCCCCTTGCAAGTAATGCTGGCGAACGCGAAAGTGGCGGCGCAGTGTTAGAAGAGATTTGGCGTTTAAATGGTGAGGTCGACTTTGTAGATACCACAGACGTCGTGCTCGAGTAACGATTGTGAGCCGTGCGTGTTTTCATTGTGGACTACCTGCAATCGATGAGTTTTCTATCGAGATAAAAGGTGAAAACCACGCCTTTTGCTGTATGGGCTGCCAAGCTGTGACGCTTGCGATTATGGCCGGCGGTTTATCAGATTTTTACAGTTATCGAGATAAACTTAATGTTCAAGCTAAACCTGTTGGTTCTAGCTATCTCGCCTATGACCTTGATGAGGTACAAGAAGAATTTGTTTCTTTGCTAGAGGATGGTAGTAGTGAGGCACTCATTTCTATCCCTGATATATCCTGTGCTGCCTGTGCCTGGTTAATTGAGAATCACATAATTAATCTCGATGGTGTTAAGAAGATTAGTGTTAATGCCACGAATTATCGCTGCCGTATTATTTGGGACAAGTCGCGCACTAAATTAAGCGATATTTTTATTGCCTTGGCAAAAATAGGCTATACCGCAACTCCATATCTAGAATCACAAGATGGTGCTATGCGCAAAGCTCAATCGCGCACGGCACTTATTCGTCTAGGTGTTGCCGGTATAGGTATGATGCAGGTGGGTATGTTTGCGATCGCCTTGCATGCGGGGTCTATACAAGGAATTGAAGACTCCTGGCAGCAGTTCTTTCGCTGGTTTAGCTTACTGGTAGCAACGCCAGTGGTATTTTTCAGTGCTGCCCCTTTTTTCAAAAGTGCCTATAACAATTTAAAACTATTCCATTTAAATATGGATGTGCCTGTGTCTTTGGCAATCGGTTTAGCTTATGTTGCTAGTATTTGGGCCACGTTACATAATACTGGCGACGTCTACTTTGATTCCATTTCGATGTTTACTTTCTTTCTATTACTTGGTCGCTTTTTAGAAATGAAAGTTCGGCACAGCAGTGCTTTTTCTACTGAAAAAATATCTCGCTTACTACCTCTAAGTGTTACGCGTGTTAACAAACAAAACCGAGAAGAAGTACCTCTTAAGGCTCTAAACATCGGTGATACGGTCGAGGTGTTAGCAGGAGAGGTGATTCCCTGTGATGGCAGAATTATTGAGGGTCACGGTGTTGTTGACGAATCTATGCTAACGGGGGAGTTTTTGCCGCAATCAAAAAAAATTGGCGATTTTGTTTTTGCTGGAGCAACCAATCATGAGACGCCTTTTTTACTGGAAGCGACAGCGGTAAGTCATAAAACACAACTTGCATCCGTTGAGCAGTTAGTGGAAAGGGCGATGATGGATAAGCCTCACATTGTTGCCAGCGCCGATCGTTTAGCTAGTCGATTTATTTTATTTATCCTTATCACTGCCTTTGGGGTTGCCACTTACTGGTATTTTAACGCACCAGATAAAGCGTTGTGGATTGTATTATCTTTATTGGTGGCTACTTGCCCTTGTGCTTTATCATTGGCTACACCAGCTGCTTTAACCGCAGGCACATTAAGGCTTCGCAAAATCGGATTGTTAGTATCATCTGGGCAATTAGTAGAAAAGCTTGCCAACGTCTCTCATATTGTTTTTGATAAAACCGGAACTTTAACCGAAGGTGATTTTTCGATAGCAAAAGTTCTTCTACAAAGTGATAAAAGTGAAGCTGAAGTTTTAGAGATTATTTCAGCTTTAGAGGCCAATAGCCGCCATCCGATTGCTGCTGCATTCCAGAAAACTGCTTTGCCCTATGTTGCTTCCAATGTTGAAATCATCACTGGCGGTGGGGTTGCGGGTGAGGTCGACGGTATTTACTATAGGTTTGGTAAGAAATCATTTGCTTGTCCGAATAAAACTTTAGACTACCCAAGTGATGGTATGTGGCAATTGCTAGCTTGCGGTGATGAAGTTGTTGCCTGGGTATTATTAGTGGATAAGCCCAGAGAATATATTCAAGAGCTACTGAATTTTTTGAATAGTAAAAAGATTAAAACGCTTCTCTTAAGCGGCGATAGAAAAGCCAATGTTGATCTATTTGCTAAGACCTACAACATCGAGGCCGTCGGCCAGGTTTCACCGGAAGAAAAACTAGCAACAATTAAAAATATGCAAAAGGATAATGCGCGGGTGTTAATGGTTGGTGATGGTATTAATGATGTGCCGGTGTTAAGTGGCGCCAGTATGTCAATCGCAATGGGAGATGCCACGCGCTTAGCTCAAACTCATGCTGATGCAGTATTGATGAATGGTAATTTACGCACCATTGTCACCGCTATGGAGTTAGCCACTCGCATTCGTTTTAAGATAAAGCAAAATCTTACCTGGGCGTTGATATATAATGTCAGTATTCTACCCTTGGCCGCTGTAGGGTGGGTACCACCTTATGCTGCGGCAATCGGTATGTCGTTAAGTTCTTTATTAGTTGTGTTAAATGCTGTGCGCTTAGGTGCTGATAACAGTTCTGATGGAAATAGCGGTAAAATAAAAAAGTAAATTCGAACCCTCTTGTAGGTAAACACTTGTGGAAAGTTTGTTTATTCTCATACCAATAGCTATGTTAATAGTCTTTATTGCCGTGCGCTTATTTATTTGGGCGGTAAGGTCTGGTCAGTTTGAAGACTTGGATACAGAAGGTAAACGGATTCTTTTCGATAATGATATAAAGACTACCTCTACAAGCAAGGCGAATTCAGATAATAAGGATACAACAGCACATACCCGTTCAGATAAGCTGGAGTAATGCCCCTATATATACTTGGTTGTATGACTATGTCTCAATTAATTTTCTAATTTTTCTATTTTATACACGCGAATTTCTATCTCTTAGAGCTATTTTATATGTCCATAGATGTATTTTTTTCCGCTTTTGTCATTGGTTTATTAGGTGCAGGCCACTGCTTAGGTATGTGTGGCGGAATCGCGGCAGCTTTATCCTTCGGCATTGCAGAAGCTTCGCAAGTGCGTAAGTTGTATATTTTAATTGCTTACAACTTAGGGCGTATTATAAGTTATGGTTTGATAGGCGCTATAGCCGGTATTTTAGGGCGGGCTTTACAGCCGCTATTTAGTGGTTTTACGGATTTGCCTGTGTTACGTATATTCGCTGCCGTGATGTTAATTCTAATGGGCTTGTATATTTCCGGCTGGTGGAAGCTACTAGTACAATTAGAAAAACTCGGAGCACTACTTTGGCGCAGATTGCAACCTCTCAGTGAAGGGCTTTTTCCCGTACAAACATTGAAGGCTGCATTTTGTATCGGCGCTCTCTGGGGGTGGCTTCCTTGCGGTCTTGTTTATTCAGCTTTAGCATACAGTTTAGCCCAAGGTAATGTTATCTCATCGTCTGTGGTTATGTTGGCTTTTGGTTTGGGAACGCTACCAATACTATTGGTAGGAGGTTTAGCAGGAGAAAAACTTAAATCATTGTTACGCGCCAAAGCGCTGCGTTGGCTAATGGGCGTGCTATTGATTGCTTTTGGTCTTGCCAGTCTTTTCTTTACTTTCCAGCATGCAGGTCATGATCATGGAGGAAAACACTCCACATCCTCAAGTTCCGTCTATAATCATAGTGATGTGGGAGCTAACGAGGAGAATAAAGGCGAGCATGAGCACCATCATCATTAAGGCATACTCTCGTTAGCTGAGTGATATTTTTGCACTGGCGTAGATCTGGTCGGTGCATATAGCGACCTAAGTCGATTGTTGATTCTTTATGGGCCAAATATTTATTGCCAACCCTAAGGGTGGGTGCGGAAAAACAACCATATCGACACAGCTGGCGGCATATTTTGCAACGCATGGCCAACGTGTCTTACTTGCAGACCATGATGCACTGAAATGCAGTAGCGATTGGCTTGCCAGTCGGCCCGATTTCATTGCGAAAATTGAGTCTGTTGCTGCCAGTGTTGATGAACTAATCGACAGTGATGGTGTTGATTGGGTTGTGCACGATATGCCAGCCGCCTGGAGTTTGGATAACGTGCAAAACATCTTGCACAGCCACGACTATGTGCTAGTGCCAGTGTTGCCCTCGCCCAATGATATTAAAGCCTGTTTACGTTTCCTTATGAAGATTTATCGTTCAGGGATTTTAGAGTCGGGAATAAGAGTGGGCCTGATCGCAAATCGTACACGTTCTAATACGCGTTACTTCAAAATTCTAAATGCTTTTTTACTGCGCCTCAAATTGCCGATAGTAACTGAGCTTCGTGACACTCAAAATTATATTCGTGCAATGGATGAGGGTTTAAGTATTTTTGACCTACCACCCAGTAAAGTCAGTCGTGACCTTGAACAGTGGGCGCCAATTTTTGAGTGGCTTGATAAAACAGCTTGAGTATTTCTTTCCTACTATTTCCGCTTGAAATTTAGTCGTTATATCTACAAAAGATTAATACAGTGCAAGTGACGACTAAATGATGTATATATCTTTATCTAAAATAAATCTTTGCTGACAAATGTAAAAAAATGTACGTATATGTGGCGATGTCTTGCGTCGATTTATTCTTTTAATGCCTTAGTGAAGAAATAAAAGAAAAAAAATGATTGTTTTTTTTTCCATAAACTCTGTTCTTGGTTGTATTTAGTTATCAACTATAAACCTCTATTTAGATGAAATGTGTGTCTTATTAACGATCTCCTTTTTCATCACTTACTTATATTCGGAGGGTGTCTCTCGCTCTCGTCATATCGAAAAAAACGTAAATTTTATCCCTTAATAAAATTTTGTTTAAAGTTTTTAATGTCATTTTTGTGTTCTTTTTGTCATTGTTTGATGCGGATTTTTGACGTTTCGTGAGGTGTTTTTACAACTTTAGAATCATTCCCCGATTTGCTAAAAATAATATTTTATATTCCCTACTTTTCCAATCAATATTCGCCTAGATTAGCTTCCTAAAAATCATAATGAAATTCAAAAAAAGTCTTTAATATAAATGCTTTTACTAGTAGCAATGCATATAAAGAATAAAATTTTGCGCTTAATGGAGTGTGCTAATAAAAAAGCGGAAAAAATTTTTTTAATGAAGAAATATGATTAAAAATATCATTCTTAATGTCATTTTAAGTCTGCTAAGTCGTCTTTTTTTTAAAAGTTTCGGCCAAGTAAATTAAATTTTTTTTGAGGTTAAAAAAAACTCCTCGTTATGTATCTGGGTGAGCGTAAATTTGTCGCAGACTACTTAAAGTTCGTTACTGTTTGGCTTGCCTCATCATATATAAGTAATCACATTAAAATAAAAAAAATGAAGGAAGAAAGGACGGCTAAGAAAAGGCGACGCGAGTTTATGTGACTTACTGCAATTGTAAAAAATCACGTAATTTTCTGTTTAGCTCTTGGCTACTGAGATAACTAACTATTTAATTATAGGACTGAACCCATGAAAAGATTTATTACGCCAATATTAGGAATGGCCGCTCTTGCGACGGCTGTTTCCGCACTGGCGGCAGAATCTACACTTAAGTTGTCAGACTTAAATTCCAGTGTTGTTGCACCGAGTAAAACTCAAGATTTGCACATCGTTATGTTGCGCAGTCAATCTTTGATGGAGTACAACGGTGGTATTAGTGGTATGAAGGCCACTAAGCCTGCTACTGGTAAGAAAATAGACCCTGAGAGTGAAAACGTTGAGCGCTACTCTCAATACTTGGAAAACTTACACGAGAGAATTCTGACTTCAGTAGGTTCTAATACCAAAGATAAAGTATACACCTACCGCTTTGCTGCTAATGGCTTTGCTGCCAACCTTACTCACGATCAAGTAGAGCAGCTGCGCGCAAATTCTGAAGTTGTTGCCGTTTACAAAAACGAAATTTTAAAGACCCAATCAAATAGCTCTCACAAATTTATCGGTTTGACTGATGAAGGTGGTGCTTGGTTGCGTGGATACACAGGTGAAGATGTTGTCATCGGTGTTCTAGATACTGGTGTTAATCCAGAAAACCTCGCATTTGCTGATGTGCCTACTCCTGCAAATGGTGCGACTGGCGATTTAATTCCTTACGGTCCAGTACCAGCATCTTTTACCGGCAGTGGTTGTGAATTCGGTAACAACGAATTTAATGAAAACGACGGTGATTTCACTTGTAATAATAAGTTGATTAAAGCGGACTACTTCGTACAGGGTTGGGGAGAAGACAATCTTGCCACCACTGAATTCTTATCAGCACGTGACAGTGATGGCCATGGTAGTCATACAGCTTCTACTGCTGCGGGTAACTATGGTGTTGCCGCTGATATCAACGGCGAATTCCGAGGCGATATCACGGGCATGGCGCCACGCGCACGGGTTGCTGTGTATAAAGTGTGTTGGCAGAGTGACGTGGATGGTCCAGATCAAGATGATGATCCAGATGCAGGTTGCGCAAGTGCTGACTCAATGGCAGCTATTGACCAAGCCGTTGCCGATGGTGTTGACGTTATTAACTTCTCAATTGGCGGTAGCTCTACTTCTTTTGGTGGCCCAGATGATCTTGCTTTCCTACGCGCAGCTGACGCTGGTGTTTGGGTAGCAACGTCACAAGGTAACAGTGGTCCAGGTGCTGGTACTACCGGAACGCCTTCTGGTGTGCCTTGGATTACTGCTGTTGGCGCGGCTCAAGATGATCAAGTATTCGGTACTGGTCTTGAGGTTTCTGCTCCAACTTCGGTCGCTGATACTTTCGCTGCACTTGAAGGTGGTGGCGCTGTTTCAATCGAAGACACTGGCGCTATTTCTTCAGACGTAGTGCCCGTGCTACCAGCAGATGGTTGCGCTGCGATCACTAATACTGCGGCGGTTGACGGTAAAATTGCGCTTGTCATTCGTGGCGGATGCGGTTTCTTGGACAAGTATAATAACGCTGCGGCGGCGGGTGCTTCTGCCATTGTAGTTTATAACGATGGTACTTCGCCTACACGTATCGACCCAATTTCCATGGGTGGATTCGATGGTTCTGAAACTATTCCTGGTGTAATGATCGGCTTCAATGATGGTGATGCTATTGCTGCAGCTCACGCTGCTGGTGATGCTGTGACTGGTCTATTGTCTCCAGAGATTTCAATTCCACAAGTTGACCGTATCGCTGGTTTCTCATCTCGTGGTCCAAACGGTGGTGCGCCAGATATTATCAAACCAGATATTGCTGCCCCTGGTGTAGAAATCTTAGCAGCAGGCAGTGCCCAGCCAAATGCTCATGCTAGAAGTGGAAATTTTGCTGTATTAAGTGGTACTTCAATGGCGAGCCCTCATGTTGCCGGTTTGTTCGCATTACTTAAACAAGCCCATCCTGATTGGTCTCCAGCTATGGCTCGCTCTGCAATCATGACCACCGCTCGCCAAAACTTGAGAAAAACTTTCCAAGATAGAGCTGCAGATCCTTTTGATATCGGTGCTGGTGCGGTTGTACCTAACAAAATGTTTGAGCCTGGCTTAGTATACGATGCAGGTTTACCTGACTACTTAGCCTTTACTTGCGAAAACAATGTAATGTTAACTAGCATTGAAGTTTGTGCCGCGCTAGAGTTTGCCGGTTATTCTAAAGATGCCAGTAACCTTAACCTACCATCGATTGCAGTAGCAGATCTTCTTGGCTATCAAATCGTTCGACGTACCGTAACCAGTGTTGCTAAAGGAACTAATACTTTCACTGCAAGTTTCGATGCACCTCAAGGTATTGAGATGCTAATCTGGCCTGACACTATCACGCTAAGAGAAGGTGAAAGTGCAGAATTCCAAGTACTTTTCCAGGTGACTGAAGATGCTGTCATGAACGAATGGGCATTTGGTTCTATCCAATGGTCTTGGGATGACGGAGTGGTTCGCAGCCCAGCAGCTGTTCGCCCTCTACTGCTAAGCACACCATCAAGCTTAGATGAGACTGGTACTGATGGCTCAGCTTCTTTTGACGCGTTAATTGGTTATGACGGCAGCTTTAATGTTGCTATGAACGGTATGGTTGAAAGTGTTGTTAGCGCGAATGAAATTGAAGATGGAGGTAGGAATCAGTCTGATGTGTTTGTCATTCCA
Protein-coding regions in this window:
- the ccoO gene encoding cytochrome-c oxidase, cbb3-type subunit II → MKNHDIVEKNLGLMLVLVVVAISFGGLVEIVPNFYLPETSKPIAGLKPLTAVQLEGRDIYIREGCTVCHTQMVRPLRAEVERYGHYSVAGESVYEHPFLWGSKRTGPDLARVGKRYSDNWHKAHLYNPRNVVPNSNMPAFPWLFDNKLDGKGTAAKMEGLRFVGVPYTDEDIAGAKAAVKGVTEIDALVAYLQQLGTLKKAKR
- a CDS encoding cbb3-type cytochrome oxidase subunit 3: MDINTLRGMSVILVMIAFAGICWWAFSPKHRKKFNEAAQLPFADESAEDENTKSNIHCQQDDDARAN
- the ccoP gene encoding cytochrome-c oxidase, cbb3-type subunit III; the encoded protein is MTLFWQLWIFILTATCLGLIFWVLMANRKVALRDDEDPENKTTGHVYDGIEEYDNPLPKWWFQLFLGSMVWALVYLVWYPGVWDGFGGWTSVGELKAHQEKAVKKHVKSYGVFSQMPVEELIHDNRAMKMGVRLFANNCAVCHGADGGGNFGIPNLTDGDWLYGGTPDTIKHTLLNGRAGNMPAWGPILGEEKISHIAEYVLQLSGQEHTQSVAAIGKTLFDQNCSACHGADGKGMAALGAPNLTDDVWLYDGSREGILHSIRNGLANEMPAQKDLLREEKIHILTAYVYSLSFDYE
- the ccoG gene encoding cytochrome c oxidase accessory protein CcoG; translated protein: MAEEKQTSGGDGEIRYINLYESEDKIYTRKVSGFFQAIRRYTGLPLIAAYLLLPWFVIDGRPAVLFDLPTRQFHVLWLTFWPQDFMLLAWLLIISAFALFTVTVLLGRVWCGFTCPQTVWTLMFIYIEHLFEGDRNKRIKLDKQRWNVEKFLRKAGKHSVWVLIAFITGVTFIGYFVPIRDLLEGLFPYRDALGMIRIDAHPAAAFWTLFFTGMTYLNAGWMREQVCKYMCPYARFQSVMYDSDTLAVHYDQKRGEKRGARKNTDDTEALGLGDCIDCSWCVQVCPVDIDIRDGLQYECINCGLCVDACNTVMDKMKYERGLIRFTSEDELDTGVTKFIRPRLFGYCFIVVAMVSVFLYVVFTRSPLGLDVIRDRGARMYRVVGDDVQNVYTIKISNMDRSTHSYNISIDGDYPFKVERFRSFEVLAGEVFSMPLRVSIPKRSLETEKSKIKIVIEAKDDSSISAVEETNFIGPVKK
- a CDS encoding FixH family protein, whose protein sequence is MNVPDDQVAKVWYREPWFWMVLAPLIAVVFSSATMVFLAVTSADDVVSDDYYKEGRLLAQEFTSEEHAKSLGLQGDIRFDWLTHEVILRLNKNITADQLSLLVSHPAKSKYDRTLILQRVAPSLFRADLDEMLQGRWYLRLSAYKKLSKQEDPLASNAGERESGGAVLEEIWRLNGEVDFVDTTDVVLE
- a CDS encoding heavy metal translocating P-type ATPase; the protein is MSRACFHCGLPAIDEFSIEIKGENHAFCCMGCQAVTLAIMAGGLSDFYSYRDKLNVQAKPVGSSYLAYDLDEVQEEFVSLLEDGSSEALISIPDISCAACAWLIENHIINLDGVKKISVNATNYRCRIIWDKSRTKLSDIFIALAKIGYTATPYLESQDGAMRKAQSRTALIRLGVAGIGMMQVGMFAIALHAGSIQGIEDSWQQFFRWFSLLVATPVVFFSAAPFFKSAYNNLKLFHLNMDVPVSLAIGLAYVASIWATLHNTGDVYFDSISMFTFFLLLGRFLEMKVRHSSAFSTEKISRLLPLSVTRVNKQNREEVPLKALNIGDTVEVLAGEVIPCDGRIIEGHGVVDESMLTGEFLPQSKKIGDFVFAGATNHETPFLLEATAVSHKTQLASVEQLVERAMMDKPHIVASADRLASRFILFILITAFGVATYWYFNAPDKALWIVLSLLVATCPCALSLATPAALTAGTLRLRKIGLLVSSGQLVEKLANVSHIVFDKTGTLTEGDFSIAKVLLQSDKSEAEVLEIISALEANSRHPIAAAFQKTALPYVASNVEIITGGGVAGEVDGIYYRFGKKSFACPNKTLDYPSDGMWQLLACGDEVVAWVLLVDKPREYIQELLNFLNSKKIKTLLLSGDRKANVDLFAKTYNIEAVGQVSPEEKLATIKNMQKDNARVLMVGDGINDVPVLSGASMSIAMGDATRLAQTHADAVLMNGNLRTIVTAMELATRIRFKIKQNLTWALIYNVSILPLAAVGWVPPYAAAIGMSLSSLLVVLNAVRLGADNSSDGNSGKIKK
- the ccoS gene encoding cbb3-type cytochrome oxidase assembly protein CcoS, encoding MESLFILIPIAMLIVFIAVRLFIWAVRSGQFEDLDTEGKRILFDNDIKTTSTSKANSDNKDTTAHTRSDKLE
- a CDS encoding sulfite exporter TauE/SafE family protein, encoding MSIDVFFSAFVIGLLGAGHCLGMCGGIAAALSFGIAEASQVRKLYILIAYNLGRIISYGLIGAIAGILGRALQPLFSGFTDLPVLRIFAAVMLILMGLYISGWWKLLVQLEKLGALLWRRLQPLSEGLFPVQTLKAAFCIGALWGWLPCGLVYSALAYSLAQGNVISSSVVMLAFGLGTLPILLVGGLAGEKLKSLLRAKALRWLMGVLLIAFGLASLFFTFQHAGHDHGGKHSTSSSSVYNHSDVGANEENKGEHEHHHH
- a CDS encoding ParA family protein, producing MGQIFIANPKGGCGKTTISTQLAAYFATHGQRVLLADHDALKCSSDWLASRPDFIAKIESVAASVDELIDSDGVDWVVHDMPAAWSLDNVQNILHSHDYVLVPVLPSPNDIKACLRFLMKIYRSGILESGIRVGLIANRTRSNTRYFKILNAFLLRLKLPIVTELRDTQNYIRAMDEGLSIFDLPPSKVSRDLEQWAPIFEWLDKTA